The sequence CTGGTCCGCGGACCTGGTGGAGCACGCTGTCTTCGCCGAAGTGCCTGACCGCATCGCCGCCAGCCGGGCGATGCTCGTGCTGAAGCACTCGTTCGCGGACGCGGTCCACCTGCGCAACGACTTGTTCTCCTACGAGCGGGAGATTCTGGAGGAAGGCGAGCTGTCCAACGGCGTGCTCGTCATGGAGCGCTTCCTGGACATCGACCCGCAGGCGGCGGCCAACCTGGTCAACGACGTGCTCACGTC is a genomic window of Pyxidicoccus trucidator containing:
- a CDS encoding terpene synthase family protein — translated: WSADLVEHAVFAEVPDRIAASRAMLVLKHSFADAVHLRNDLFSYEREILEEGELSNGVLVMERFLDIDPQAAANLVNDVLTSRLQQFENTAVTELPSLFAEHGLNPVEQANVLVYIRGLQDWQSGGHEWHLRSSR